The DNA segment CATGTGTTGGGGTAGATGTGATAACAGCATGCAGCTCTTCAACTGGGCGGGTCCATGCCACATACAGCAGATGAAGCTGCTCGCGGGCGTCTTTACCCACAACGCGATAGTAGTCGTCACCTAGCTCCTTGCATTGTGGAACAAGGATGTCTTGACCGTTAAAGGAAAATTCCTCTTGCCCAGAAGGGCGCTGTTGCATTTGATGATGGAACGGAATGATAACCACAGGGAATTCGAGCCCCTTGGATTTATGCATGGTGAGGATGCGGATAGCGTCTAGGTTCTCCGGCATAGGGACTTTTTCTTCCACGCCGCCTTCCTGCCAGAAGGTGAGGAAGGCAGAGAGGGAGCGTAGCCCGTTTGTTTCTGCTGTGTGGACGATTTCAAGGAAACGGCGCAAGAAAATTTCATCTTGTGGGAAGCGCTTGAAAACGTCGAAGTGTTCAAAGCCTTCACGCACGGTGTCATATGCACTCATTAAGCCTGCCTGAGAATAGAATGGTGCAATCCATTGTTCCCAGACTTGCGGGTAGTCTTCCTTGAACGCGTTAAAAAGGGTGCCCTTACGTGGAGTAGCGAGCCAGTCATCAAGTTCCGCTCTATTAAGATCTGCAAGATCGCCAAGTAATTCTGTGCCGCTGATAACAGACCAGAAAGCAACATCATTAAGAGGATAATCTAGGAACATGAGCAGATTGACCATTTGCTGAATAACAGGGTGGTCAGCAAGGCGCAGGCTGTTTTCAGTAATAATGGGGAAGCCCCATTCTACAAGCCATTTCGCCAGCATGTTCGCTTCGTTGTTTGTGCGGACTAGTACTGCAATATCTCTCAGCTTGCGGCGGTTGCGCAGATCATCAACGAAAAGTGTTTTGAGTTTCTTTTGAACGGATTCAAACAGGGCTTCTGTGTTTTCTGCTTCAATGTCATACAGCTTTACCAGTCCGCCACTTCCTTCCTTGTGTGGTGGAACTTTTTGTGCGGCACCGGAAAAGCCGGACATGATCTCAGTAGTCAGTTCGTCTACTACATCAGTTGATGCTTTGCCGACCAGATCATTGGCAATACGTCTGGCGGTATCTTCGTCTTCAAGGCGAGAGAAAATATCGTTATTGAAGAGCACTACATTTTCGCTGCTTCGCCAGTTGTTATCGAGCGTAGTGCGTTCAGGATCATCTGCGACAGCTTGAATCGCATCTTCATTCAAGATGCCGTCAAATAGATCGGAATCGCCCCCGCGCCAGCCGTAGATAGCTTGCTTTACGTCGCCAACGTAAACAACGGAACCTTCTTTCGCGAGGCATTCAACAGCGAGAGGTTCGATAGCCTTCCACTGTGTTCTGGACGTATCCTGAAATTCATCGATCAGTAGATGGGTAAGGCGAGTACCCATACGGCAGAAAGCTTCAGATGCGGCATGCTCGCCGCTGAGTACTTTCTGAGCATATATAGGCCATTGAGAAGCAGGAATGACACCTTTTTCGCGTTGCAGAGTTTCCACTTCAGCCGCGAGCGGTTCTGCAATGTTGATGAATGGGACAAGTTCTAATGCTTTTCGTAAGATTGCACCTTGAACTTCCAACAGAACATAGGCAACGCACATGTCAGCATATGCTTTATGTAATTCAGCAGATGCCTTTCCTTTAGATGCTTTTAAGACACAATCATCAAAGGACGACTTCTTTGCGTAGGTGGCAGAAGGCAGTTTGGATGAGAATGTAGAAAGCGCAAGGCACTTATCTATAAACTTGGTAAAGTTTGCAGCAGGCTTAATCCCTTCTTCAGCAATTAATTTTTGCATGGTAGTGGCGCTGTCTGTGAGATCTTTATGCAACTGTGCAAGGCTGCTGCGTAGAGCGTCACCGTCGACGTCAGGTAGCGTGCCATGCTCCAGACGGTACTGCATTAAGGTATGTACTTTTTCGCGCAGTCTGTCTCCAGGAACAAAGCCGTTCATGTCTGTATGAAACAGTAAAGATTCACAGGCATCTTTCAGCAAATTACTTTCTTTTCCCCCCTGTGATGCGCGCACGAGCATTTGATCGTAAAGAGGGTCGAAGAGTACTGCGTCATCAAAAATTGGCTCAAAGTCCGGCGGCAGGGAAAGATCAAGTGCACCAAGGCGCACCAGCATGTTTAACAGACTGTCGATCGTACGGATGTTCAGGGAAGAATAGCGTTGGAGCAGTCTGTTAACCCAGCGGTGGGCATCGTTAGGGTTCCAACTTGCTGCTGGGTTTTGGGGGGCCAGTTGAAGTGCTCGTTCTTTTAAGGAACGAATAACACGCTCACGCATTTCTGTTGCCGCTTTGTTGGTGAAGGTTACTGCAAGAATTTCGTACCAGTTGAACGTGCCATCTGGATTTGCAATGGCGCACGCGGTATTTTTTTCTTGGTGCTCATCTTGGGCAGCTTCCGCAAGAAGACTGAGAAATTTTTGTGTAAGTGTAAAAGTCTTACCAGAGCCGGCAGCAGCTTTGATCTGTTGGAGCATTTTATCTTTTTTCCTGTATGCTAAAAGCGGTAAGACGAAAACGTCTTACCGCCTGTGCAGGTGGTGTATGCAGCGAAATGGTAGTTAAGGCATAACGGTGTGTTATGCCTTGTCTGAGAATCTGTTATCCGTGCTAGTCGCAGTAGTTCTTTGTGAAATCAATATAGGCTAGTTGCCCTGTTGATTCCATAACAGCCCGCCAGTAGTCGGAGCGTGTATTCAGTCTACGGCGTTTGCGGGTTACGAGGCGTAATGGAAGATGTAGGTATCTGTCCATAAGTTTCGATACAACCATTGCAGTTTTGCCTGCCATAGCAGCATGAACTGCGTTTTGTCCGAGGAAACCGCAGTAGACTCTGTCGTTGGCGTTGGCCGGTACTGAACGGATAATGTAGCTCGGGTCGATAAGTTTGAGTGAAAACGGAATGTCCCGTTCATTCATGTAGGTGCGGATTTCATCTTTGAGGAAGCTCATAATGTCCCCAAGCACCTTGTTACCGGATGCGTCGGTAAGGTTGGTTTCGGACAGTAAATGTTGTCCTGCCCCCTCTGCCACAACAATAACTGCATGGCGTCGGCTGAGAAGACGTTTTTCCAGATGCTCAAGAAGACCGTCCTCGCCGTGTAAGGCGAATTCTTTTTCAGGAATCAGTACAAAGTTAACTTCTTTGAGGGATAAAGATGCATGCGCCGCAATAAAACCGGACTCCCTTCCCATAAGCTTTACAAGGCCTATGCCATTCATGGTGCCTTCTGCTTCAGTATGAGCACATTGAATAGCCTCTGTTGCTTTATCCACGGCAGTCTCAAAGCCGAATGTCTGTGGAATAAAGTCAATGTCGTTATCGATTGTTTTTGGAATGCCGATAACGGAAATTTTAAGACCACGTTTGGTAACTTCCTCTACAATGGCACTTGCTGCTTTCATTGTGCCATCGCCTCCAATCATAAATAAGCAGCTGATATTGAGGCGCTCAAGTGCATCCACAATTTCGTCTGTAGGCTGAGGTCCGCGGGAAGAACCGAGGATTGTGCCACCCAGCAGATGAATATGTGCAATCTTTTCTGGAGTAAGTTCTACGACCTCGTGTCCGTATTTGGGAATAAATCCTTCCAGGCCGTATCTGATGCCCAAAACGCCGCTAACGTGGTAGTTATGATGTGCCGCCATAACTATGGAGCGGATAACTTCGTTAATACCGGGACATAGACCACCACAAGTTACGATGGCACATTTTGTTTTTGGAGTGTCAAAATACACACTTTCGCGCGGGCCTGCTTTTTCAAAACAGAGTGGGATCGGCTTGTCGGCAGGAATATCTTCACGGAGCTCGTTGTCCAGATAGAAGCTTACCCCTTGATCGTCAGATTCGAATCTACATACGGCAAGGGGAGATGGGATTTTGGCTTCCCCCAGAGTGGGGATTTCCGTTGAAATAGTAATATGATCATCTTCTACACGTTTTTCGGGCATTGAGATGCTCCTTACATGTGGCTATTGGCACGGTTAGTATGTGTTATTGTAGATCATAATGTACAATGTGTTTTACTTAAGAGCAATTTTGAATAAGAACCATAACACATTTTTTAGAAAAATGCCTTGCTTCTGGACAGGCAGAAGGAAAGCGCCTAATTTTATCCCGCATTTCAGAATGAGGCTTAATTGTGTATAGTCCTGTTCTGAATGGTGGGACATTGGTCATTACTGACTATATACTAATTCGAGTTTGTTATGCCGAAAAAAACGCTTCTAATTACACTTGGTGATGCAAACGGACTTGGGCCGGAACTGGCTTGTCGTCTGTTCGGAGAAGATATCTTTATTGCGGCGAAGCGTCCGATTATTATGATCGGCTCCGCTGCTTCTCTGCTTGCGCATACCGAGCGACTCAATATGGACCCGTTCTGGGAGACTGTTGAATCTCCACGTGAAGTTGCCAGTAAAGCGTATGGTGTCTACCTGTATGAGCCTGCGTCAATCCGTGATGTACCTGTTACTGTCGGTGAAGCCACTAAAGAAGGCGGGTTTATTGCCGGTGAATCTTTGCAGGCAGCATGTCAGTGCATTACTGACGGTATTGCCACAGGTATGGTAACATTACCATTACATAAAGCAATGTTGCAGGAAGCAGGCTTTGACTTTCCTGGTCACACAGAATTTTTGGCACGCTATGCAGGACTTTCTGATGATGAAGTGTGCATGCATCTGTGCGGCGAAATTTTGCGGGTAAGCCTCGTAACAACCCATCCTGCACTTCGTGATGTTGCAGATATGATTACTGAAGAGCGTTTGTTGCGTACCTTCAGATTAACTGATGAGTTTATGAAGCAGATTGGACAAGGTGATCGTCCGATTGCTGTTTGCGGCTTGAACCCGCATGCTGGTGAGTCCGGCAAGATCGGGACAGAAGATCAGGAAATTGTTGCTCCTGCTGTGCGCAAGGCTCAGGAAATGGGTATGAATGTAGATGGCCCATTCCCTGCGGATACTTTGTTCCACAAAGCAGCGCGCGGTGTATACTCTTCAGTTGTGGCAATGTACCATGATCAGGGACTTGCTCCGCTTAAACTTCTCCATTTTTCAGAGGCTGTTAACGTAACCCTTGGTTTGCCGTTTGTGCGTACCTCTGTTGATCACGGAACTGGTTTTGATATCGTAGGCAAAGACATTGCCCACACCAATAGCTTTAGAGAAGCTATTCGTCTTGCTATTCTGATGTTGGAAGGCGACGAATTGTAATCTGTTTTTTATCCGATACTACAGGGCAGACAATGACTCATTACTTGGCATTGTCTGCCTTTTTTGCATACACTGAATTTTCTACGAAATATTAAAGGAGGAAACCATGCTTATTGGTATTGATGTCGGTGGTACACATACTGACGCAGTGGCAGTTGAGAGTGGGAAAGTGGTTGCCTCTGGAAAAGTGGCTACAGTGCATGATGATTTATTATCATCCGTGCTGAGCGCTCTTGAGATTGTACTTGAGGCAGTTTCTCCAGAAGAGGTAACTCGCCTTAATTTATCAACAACGCTTTCTACCAATGCTATCGTTGAAGGTCGCACTGATGAAGTTGGTGTGATTGTTTCTTCAGGTCCCGGCATTGATCCTTATAATTTCCAGACTGGTAAATTTTATTTCCCTGTCAAAGGCTCCATTGATCACAGAGGTGAAGAAATTGCTTCTGTTCCGGAAAATGAGATTGTGGAAGCCCTTGATAAATGTGTTGCGGCGGGCGTAACTGTTTTTGCTGCTGTTAGTAAATTTTCTACACGTAACCCTTCGCATGAAGAGTTTATTGCTGAAACCATCGCATCAAAAAGTGATGTCATTTCGCTGGGGCATCGATTTTCCGGTCAGTTGGATTTTCCACGCCGTATTGCAACTGCCTACTATAATTCTGCGGTTTGGCGGCTCTACAACAATTTTGCAGATGCAGTAGAGGCAGGTGTTCGCGCAAAAGGCATTACAGCTCCTGTAAATATTTTGAAAGCAGATGGTGGCACCATGCCGCTTGAGCGCTCCCGTGAGCTTCCTGTGGAGTCTATCCTTTCTGGTCCTGCCGCCAGTGTTATGGGTGTTCTTGCCCAGCAATGTGTTTGCGGGAAAGATGAACAGGGTCAGGAGAAGGATACGCTTATTTTGGATATCGGTGGGACGACCACGGATATCGCTCTGCTAGTGGCATGTTCACCGCTTGTTGAAAAAGACGGGATTGCTGTTGGTAGCTTTCCCACATTAGTTCATGCCTTGAAAACTTGTTCTATCGGTGTGGGAGGAGATTCTGCGCTACATTATTCAGCGGGATCATTGCGTGTAGGGCCGGAACGTAACGGCGTCTGCATGGCTGAAGGCGGAAGTACTCCTGCATTGATGGATGCACTTATCTACTGCGGTCACGCTTCGTTCGGTGATGTTGATTCCAGCCGTAAGGGAATAGAGCTGCTCGCAGAAGAGTGTGGTATGAAGCCGTCAGCTCTGGCAGAATCTGCCATGACACTTGCTGTAAAAACAATATCACGCGCAGTGCATGAGTTTATTAAAGAAGTGAATAGTACACCTGTGTACACCATCCGGGAAATTTTGCGTGGAGATGAAATTGTACCGGATTTGGTGAGCATAATGGGTGGACCGGCAGAGGCTTTCCAGAAGCTGCTCGCTGAAGAATTACAAATGCCTGTGGAGACAGTTCCGCAATACGCTGTTGCCAACGCTATCGGTGCGGCCATGACTAAGCCGACATTTGAGTTGGAACTGTTTGCAGATACCGAAGCGCGGACGTTGTTTATTCCTGTCGTCGGAGAGCGACGCAGGGTTCCTTCAACGTATAAATTACTCGATGCTGTGCTGGACGCAAAAGAAGCGTTGATGAATTATTTTGCACAGCGAAATATAGCCATTGGTGTTGATGACATAGAAGTAACTGAAGAACAGTCGTTCAATATGGTTGGCGATTATGGCACCGTTGGTAGAAATATTCGTGTGAAATGCCAGATCAGACCTGGAGTTGAGATATAGTATGCAGAAAATTGTAGCGCTCTGTTTGCTGGCTCTATTGCTTGCAACGCCGAGCTTTGCTGCTAAGGTTGTTCCCTTTTCGTCTCAGGACATTTCTTTAAAGACTATGATCGGGCAGATGATCATGGTCGGCTTTCGCGGAGAGGGTGCTACCGCTGCCCATGTGTTGTTAAAGGACATAAAGCAGCATCAGATTGGCGGTGTGATATTATTTGAAAAAGATTGTCTGCGACCGCAGGCTGTACGTAATATCGTAAGCAAGAAACAAGTGCGTGATCTTATAAGCGCATTGCAGGATGCTTCAAATATTCCGTTATTTGTTGCTATTGATCAGGAAGGCGGTCGTGTTTCACGGTTTAAGCCTATACATGGTTTAGGAGGGACTCCCTCTGCGCAGAAACTGGGTGAGCTTCCTGTAAGCGAAAGCGTTGCTGCAGGAGAGCGCACGGGGGCGTATTTGAAAGACGTTGGCATTAATATGGATTTTGCTCCGGTACTTGATGTTAATGTGAACCCGAACTCGCCTGTGATTGGAGCTCTTGAGCGAAGTTTCAGCGATGATCCTGCAAAAGTTGCGACATACGGGCATGCGTTTGCACAAGGCATGGCACAACATGGAATTATCGCTGGTTATAAGCATTTCCCTGGTCATGGAAGTTCTCTTTCAGATTCGCATAAGGGACTGCCGGACATAACCACGACATGGTCAAAGAAAGAGCTTCTTCCTTACTCTGACGTGCTCGGCAAGGAACCGCAGCATGTTGTTATGGTAGGGCATTTGTATCATCAAAAATTGGATGCGGATTTTCCAACCTCATTGTCCCGTAAAGTTGTTACCGGATTACTCCGTGAAGAGCTTAACTATGGCGGTGTGGTGGTAACAGATGATTTGCAAATGCGTGCTATTACTAACGAGTATTCAATGGATGAAACGGCCATAAAAGCTGTGCAGGCCGGATGTGATATTCTGCTTGTAGGAAATAATTTGGCATATGATCCGAAAATCGTCTCGAAGCTGACAACGGCGCTTATGTGGGCAGTGCATGCTGGTGAAATTTCTATAGAGCGGATTCGTCAGTCTTATGATCGAATTATGAATCTGAAGCGTGATTCCGGGATGCTTGTGGAGGACGTTCTCAAATAATAGTTTTTGTAATCACATTGCCTAGAAAGTAAAAAAGGGTGGAGTTTGAACTCCACCCTTTTTTTGTACGGTGATGAAAATAGTATTTCGAAGAATCAGTAATAAAAAGATTTTTTCCAAATGAATGCTCTGATAACAGAAATATATTTGTTTGCACTCAAGAGTTGGAACCGTAGTTGTGCGG comes from the Halodesulfovibrio marinisediminis DSM 17456 genome and includes:
- a CDS encoding UvrD-helicase domain-containing protein gives rise to the protein MLQQIKAAAGSGKTFTLTQKFLSLLAEAAQDEHQEKNTACAIANPDGTFNWYEILAVTFTNKAATEMRERVIRSLKERALQLAPQNPAASWNPNDAHRWVNRLLQRYSSLNIRTIDSLLNMLVRLGALDLSLPPDFEPIFDDAVLFDPLYDQMLVRASQGGKESNLLKDACESLLFHTDMNGFVPGDRLREKVHTLMQYRLEHGTLPDVDGDALRSSLAQLHKDLTDSATTMQKLIAEEGIKPAANFTKFIDKCLALSTFSSKLPSATYAKKSSFDDCVLKASKGKASAELHKAYADMCVAYVLLEVQGAILRKALELVPFINIAEPLAAEVETLQREKGVIPASQWPIYAQKVLSGEHAASEAFCRMGTRLTHLLIDEFQDTSRTQWKAIEPLAVECLAKEGSVVYVGDVKQAIYGWRGGDSDLFDGILNEDAIQAVADDPERTTLDNNWRSSENVVLFNNDIFSRLEDEDTARRIANDLVGKASTDVVDELTTEIMSGFSGAAQKVPPHKEGSGGLVKLYDIEAENTEALFESVQKKLKTLFVDDLRNRRKLRDIAVLVRTNNEANMLAKWLVEWGFPIITENSLRLADHPVIQQMVNLLMFLDYPLNDVAFWSVISGTELLGDLADLNRAELDDWLATPRKGTLFNAFKEDYPQVWEQWIAPFYSQAGLMSAYDTVREGFEHFDVFKRFPQDEIFLRRFLEIVHTAETNGLRSLSAFLTFWQEGGVEEKVPMPENLDAIRILTMHKSKGLEFPVVIIPFHHQMQQRPSGQEEFSFNGQDILVPQCKELGDDYYRVVGKDAREQLHLLYVAWTRPVEELHAVITSTPTHERTSPLLKSLRVLLADYQDKMDEKGCITIGEIPESTLDKEQDEIAEHTKLLPEHEDVLGWKPMHWLPRLKIFRNPLEEIIFDERRRGILVHTCLEHLRVLDNPREDVHRAIQHGMREYPLPMENRAEVEEDLTDMLLWLTSLPDFTKWQHFGRPEQGIMDEHGNQHRADLLVREPDAITIVEYKTGGHDPAHKQQVRRYLNLLNAMPAYDNCTLQGTIIYLDSRETVDVSLSTGA
- a CDS encoding ATP-dependent 6-phosphofructokinase, whose amino-acid sequence is MPEKRVEDDHITISTEIPTLGEAKIPSPLAVCRFESDDQGVSFYLDNELREDIPADKPIPLCFEKAGPRESVYFDTPKTKCAIVTCGGLCPGINEVIRSIVMAAHHNYHVSGVLGIRYGLEGFIPKYGHEVVELTPEKIAHIHLLGGTILGSSRGPQPTDEIVDALERLNISCLFMIGGDGTMKAASAIVEEVTKRGLKISVIGIPKTIDNDIDFIPQTFGFETAVDKATEAIQCAHTEAEGTMNGIGLVKLMGRESGFIAAHASLSLKEVNFVLIPEKEFALHGEDGLLEHLEKRLLSRRHAVIVVAEGAGQHLLSETNLTDASGNKVLGDIMSFLKDEIRTYMNERDIPFSLKLIDPSYIIRSVPANANDRVYCGFLGQNAVHAAMAGKTAMVVSKLMDRYLHLPLRLVTRKRRRLNTRSDYWRAVMESTGQLAYIDFTKNYCD
- the pdxA gene encoding 4-hydroxythreonine-4-phosphate dehydrogenase PdxA — its product is MPKKTLLITLGDANGLGPELACRLFGEDIFIAAKRPIIMIGSAASLLAHTERLNMDPFWETVESPREVASKAYGVYLYEPASIRDVPVTVGEATKEGGFIAGESLQAACQCITDGIATGMVTLPLHKAMLQEAGFDFPGHTEFLARYAGLSDDEVCMHLCGEILRVSLVTTHPALRDVADMITEERLLRTFRLTDEFMKQIGQGDRPIAVCGLNPHAGESGKIGTEDQEIVAPAVRKAQEMGMNVDGPFPADTLFHKAARGVYSSVVAMYHDQGLAPLKLLHFSEAVNVTLGLPFVRTSVDHGTGFDIVGKDIAHTNSFREAIRLAILMLEGDEL
- a CDS encoding hydantoinase/oxoprolinase family protein, with translation MLIGIDVGGTHTDAVAVESGKVVASGKVATVHDDLLSSVLSALEIVLEAVSPEEVTRLNLSTTLSTNAIVEGRTDEVGVIVSSGPGIDPYNFQTGKFYFPVKGSIDHRGEEIASVPENEIVEALDKCVAAGVTVFAAVSKFSTRNPSHEEFIAETIASKSDVISLGHRFSGQLDFPRRIATAYYNSAVWRLYNNFADAVEAGVRAKGITAPVNILKADGGTMPLERSRELPVESILSGPAASVMGVLAQQCVCGKDEQGQEKDTLILDIGGTTTDIALLVACSPLVEKDGIAVGSFPTLVHALKTCSIGVGGDSALHYSAGSLRVGPERNGVCMAEGGSTPALMDALIYCGHASFGDVDSSRKGIELLAEECGMKPSALAESAMTLAVKTISRAVHEFIKEVNSTPVYTIREILRGDEIVPDLVSIMGGPAEAFQKLLAEELQMPVETVPQYAVANAIGAAMTKPTFELELFADTEARTLFIPVVGERRRVPSTYKLLDAVLDAKEALMNYFAQRNIAIGVDDIEVTEEQSFNMVGDYGTVGRNIRVKCQIRPGVEI
- a CDS encoding glycoside hydrolase family 3 protein, coding for MQKIVALCLLALLLATPSFAAKVVPFSSQDISLKTMIGQMIMVGFRGEGATAAHVLLKDIKQHQIGGVILFEKDCLRPQAVRNIVSKKQVRDLISALQDASNIPLFVAIDQEGGRVSRFKPIHGLGGTPSAQKLGELPVSESVAAGERTGAYLKDVGINMDFAPVLDVNVNPNSPVIGALERSFSDDPAKVATYGHAFAQGMAQHGIIAGYKHFPGHGSSLSDSHKGLPDITTTWSKKELLPYSDVLGKEPQHVVMVGHLYHQKLDADFPTSLSRKVVTGLLREELNYGGVVVTDDLQMRAITNEYSMDETAIKAVQAGCDILLVGNNLAYDPKIVSKLTTALMWAVHAGEISIERIRQSYDRIMNLKRDSGMLVEDVLK